One region of Azoarcus sp. CIB genomic DNA includes:
- a CDS encoding SDR family NAD(P)-dependent oxidoreductase yields the protein MKLDSTLSAVVTGGASGLGAAVARRLAAQGVKVALFDLNETLGEALAREIGGLFCTVNVTDEAQVDTAFAKARAAHGQERILVNCAGIGGAAKTASRDKASGETRHFPLDLFERVIQVNLIGAFRCIAKASAGMLTLPPLEDGERGVIVNTSSVAAQDGQIGQAAYAASKAAIVGITLPVARDLMNDGIRINTIMPGIFDTPLLQGTPDNVREALAASVPFPKRFGRPDEFAAVAETMITTTYFNGESVRLDGAIRMSPR from the coding sequence ATGAAACTCGATTCCACTCTATCGGCCGTCGTCACCGGCGGCGCCTCCGGACTCGGCGCCGCCGTGGCCCGCCGGCTCGCCGCACAAGGCGTCAAAGTCGCGTTGTTCGATCTCAACGAGACCCTCGGCGAAGCCTTGGCACGGGAAATCGGCGGCCTCTTCTGCACGGTCAACGTCACCGACGAGGCACAAGTCGATACCGCCTTCGCCAAAGCCCGCGCAGCCCACGGGCAGGAACGCATCCTGGTCAACTGCGCCGGCATCGGTGGTGCGGCGAAGACCGCCAGTCGGGACAAGGCCAGTGGCGAGACCCGGCACTTTCCGCTGGATCTCTTCGAACGGGTTATCCAGGTCAACCTGATCGGCGCTTTCCGCTGCATCGCCAAGGCGTCCGCCGGCATGCTCACGTTGCCCCCGCTCGAGGACGGCGAGCGCGGCGTCATCGTCAACACCTCCTCGGTCGCGGCCCAGGACGGGCAGATCGGCCAGGCCGCCTATGCAGCCTCGAAGGCCGCCATCGTCGGCATCACCCTGCCGGTCGCGCGCGACCTGATGAACGACGGCATTCGCATCAATACCATCATGCCGGGGATTTTCGACACCCCGCTGCTACAAGGCACCCCCGACAACGTGAGGGAGGCCCTGGCCGCTTCGGTCCCCTTCCCCAAACGCTTCGGCCGCCCCGACGAATTCGCCGCGGTCGCCGAGACCATGATCACCACCACCTACTTCAACGGCGAATCCGTTCGTCTCGACGGTGCGATCCGCATGTCGCCCCGCTGA
- a CDS encoding acetyl-CoA acetyltransferase — MATGIKDKVAIIGMGCSKFGERWDVGPSELLAEAFEEALLDAGIERKQIEAAWYGSCSDPISVGNSAIPASMALRLDGIPVSHMENMCATGSEVLRAAAYAVASGAVDFALAIGAEKLKDTGYGGLPFVYKGTFNDLWLPLGSTPAGFAQLAAGYRAKHGTSKEDLKRAMAHVSWKSHQNGMLSPKAHLRKAVSMEQILGAPMIADPLGLYDCCGVSDGAAAAIVTTPEIARALGRKDMVTIKSIQLAIGSGVESGTSQWDGSYVRTTRAAAQKAYAEAGIKDPRSELSLMEVHDCFSITELSTMEDLFVSPDGGAVHDILDGFFDRDGGLPCQVDGGLKCFGHPIAASGLRMAYEIYNQLQGRAGERQLSNPSIGLTHNLGGVPYLGIAAISILGLHGGK; from the coding sequence ATGGCAACGGGAATCAAGGACAAGGTCGCCATCATCGGCATGGGCTGCTCGAAATTCGGCGAACGCTGGGACGTCGGCCCCTCCGAATTGCTGGCGGAAGCCTTCGAGGAAGCCCTGCTCGATGCGGGCATCGAACGTAAACAGATCGAGGCGGCCTGGTACGGCTCCTGCTCCGATCCGATCAGCGTCGGCAACTCGGCCATCCCCGCCTCGATGGCGCTGCGGCTGGACGGCATTCCGGTGAGCCACATGGAAAACATGTGCGCCACCGGCAGCGAGGTGCTGCGCGCCGCCGCCTATGCGGTGGCCAGCGGCGCGGTGGATTTCGCCCTGGCGATCGGCGCGGAGAAGCTCAAGGACACCGGCTACGGCGGCCTGCCTTTCGTCTACAAGGGAACCTTCAACGACCTGTGGCTTCCCCTGGGCTCGACGCCGGCCGGCTTTGCCCAACTGGCCGCCGGCTACCGGGCCAAGCACGGCACCAGCAAGGAAGATCTGAAGCGGGCGATGGCCCACGTTTCATGGAAAAGCCATCAGAACGGAATGCTCAGTCCGAAGGCCCATCTGCGCAAGGCGGTCAGCATGGAGCAGATCCTCGGCGCCCCCATGATCGCAGACCCGCTCGGCCTCTACGACTGCTGCGGGGTCAGCGACGGCGCCGCGGCAGCGATTGTCACCACCCCCGAAATCGCCCGCGCCCTGGGGCGCAAGGACATGGTCACGATCAAGTCCATCCAGTTGGCGATCGGTTCCGGCGTCGAGTCGGGCACCTCCCAGTGGGACGGCAGCTATGTGCGCACCACCCGGGCGGCGGCGCAAAAAGCCTACGCGGAAGCCGGCATCAAGGACCCTCGCTCGGAACTGAGCCTGATGGAAGTGCACGACTGCTTCTCGATCACCGAACTGTCGACGATGGAGGATCTGTTCGTGTCTCCCGACGGCGGCGCGGTGCACGACATCCTCGACGGCTTTTTCGACCGGGATGGCGGCCTGCCCTGCCAGGTGGACGGCGGGCTCAAGTGCTTCGGCCACCCGATCGCCGCCTCCGGCCTGCGCATGGCCTATGAAATCTACAACCAGTTGCAGGGACGGGCCGGCGAGCGGCAGTTGAGCAATCCGAGCATCGGCCTGACCCACAACCTGGGCGGCGTACCCTATCTCGGCATCGCCGCGATTTCCATTCTCGGCCTGCACGGCGGCAAATGA
- a CDS encoding VOC family protein, with the protein MDFHHMCLVVSDMDQALGLYRDILGFSPYIDTVIPDKDEALFSQDTLDDIFHVSGARSRMVMLTSPTGAKLELQQPENPRVRQTPREYLGYDHTGIRELALRVSNIDEWFQTIRAAGYETQTGYVWAVGGGRLKSFLFHDHDGNLVQLVEEFTL; encoded by the coding sequence ATGGATTTCCATCATATGTGCTTGGTGGTCAGTGACATGGACCAGGCGCTGGGGCTGTACCGGGATATCTTGGGCTTTTCGCCGTACATCGATACGGTCATTCCCGACAAGGATGAGGCTCTCTTTTCCCAAGACACACTGGACGATATCTTTCACGTTAGTGGCGCGCGGTCGCGCATGGTCATGCTGACTTCCCCCACGGGAGCCAAGCTTGAATTGCAGCAGCCCGAGAACCCTCGGGTGCGCCAGACCCCGAGGGAGTATCTAGGCTATGACCATACCGGTATCAGGGAACTGGCCTTGCGCGTGAGTAACATCGATGAATGGTTTCAGACCATCCGTGCAGCGGGTTACGAAACACAGACCGGCTACGTTTGGGCGGTGGGCGGCGGGCGGCTTAAGTCGTTCCTGTTCCATGATCATGACGGGAATCTGGTGCAACTGGTCGAGGAGTTCACGCTCTGA
- a CDS encoding acetyl-CoA C-acetyltransferase, with the protein MAEAYIVAAVRTAGGRRGGRLSGWHPVELAATVLDALLDRSGIDPAAVEDVIMGCVQQAGEQSNNIGRNAVLASRLPESVPGTTLDRQCGSSQQALHFAAQAVMSGTMDVVIAAGVEAMSRVPMFVPQKLALENGLGEYMSPEIRRRYPEGDFSQFIGAELIARKHGFSRDDLERFAYATTQKAIDATRAGRFADEILPVEVRLADGTRPGEQHTVDEGIRFDATLESIHAVKLLTEGGSISAATASQVCDGASGVMVVSERALKTLGLTPLARVHHMSVLGGDPWIMLEAPLAATEAALRKAGMKIGDIDLYEVNEAFAPVPLAWLKAIGADPERLNINGGAIALGHPLGASGTKLMTTLINALKQRGKRYGLQTMCEGGGMANVTIIERC; encoded by the coding sequence ATGGCTGAAGCATATATCGTCGCCGCGGTACGCACCGCCGGCGGCCGCAGGGGAGGACGCCTGTCCGGCTGGCACCCGGTCGAACTGGCGGCAACGGTTCTCGACGCCCTGCTCGACCGCAGCGGGATCGACCCGGCCGCGGTCGAGGACGTCATCATGGGCTGCGTGCAGCAGGCCGGCGAGCAATCCAACAACATCGGCCGCAATGCGGTGCTCGCCTCGCGCCTGCCGGAATCCGTGCCCGGCACCACGCTGGACCGGCAGTGCGGCTCGTCGCAGCAGGCCCTGCACTTCGCCGCGCAGGCGGTGATGTCCGGCACCATGGACGTGGTGATCGCGGCGGGCGTGGAAGCGATGAGCCGGGTGCCGATGTTCGTGCCGCAGAAACTTGCGCTGGAGAACGGCCTCGGCGAATACATGAGCCCGGAAATCCGCCGGCGCTATCCCGAGGGCGATTTCAGCCAGTTCATCGGCGCGGAACTCATCGCCCGCAAGCACGGATTCTCCCGCGACGACCTGGAACGCTTCGCCTACGCAACCACCCAGAAGGCAATCGACGCCACCCGCGCGGGGCGCTTCGCCGACGAAATCCTGCCCGTCGAGGTGCGCCTCGCCGACGGCACGCGGCCCGGCGAGCAGCATACTGTCGACGAAGGCATCCGCTTCGACGCGACGCTGGAAAGCATCCACGCCGTCAAGCTGCTGACCGAGGGCGGCAGCATCTCCGCGGCGACCGCCAGCCAGGTCTGCGACGGCGCCAGCGGCGTCATGGTGGTCAGCGAACGCGCCCTCAAGACCCTCGGCCTGACGCCCCTGGCCCGGGTGCACCACATGAGCGTACTGGGCGGCGATCCGTGGATCATGCTCGAAGCCCCGCTGGCGGCCACGGAAGCAGCACTGCGCAAGGCCGGCATGAAGATCGGCGACATCGACCTGTACGAAGTCAACGAAGCCTTCGCGCCGGTGCCGCTGGCTTGGTTGAAAGCCATCGGGGCCGATCCCGAGCGCCTGAACATAAATGGCGGAGCGATCGCCCTGGGCCATCCCCTCGGGGCTTCCGGCACCAAGCTGATGACCACCCTGATCAACGCCCTCAAGCAGCGCGGCAAGCGTTACGGTCTGCAGACGATGTGCGAAGGTGGCGGCATGGCCAACGTCACCATCATCGAACGCTGCTGA
- a CDS encoding DUF3237 domain-containing protein, translated as MELEYVFSYSASVIDLQHVGGPFGKRRIARCGAGMINGPKLNGEVLEGAHDWILDGPDGWGRIDVRAQFRTHDGCVIYAQYLGVLEYNEKYSAAIREGGETAFEDIYFRSTPRFETDDPRYIWLTQSVFVGRGRILPGYAVCWEIYRVT; from the coding sequence GTGGAACTCGAATATGTCTTCAGCTACAGCGCTTCGGTTATCGACCTCCAGCACGTGGGCGGTCCTTTCGGCAAGCGCCGGATTGCGCGCTGTGGCGCTGGGATGATCAACGGCCCTAAGCTCAACGGCGAAGTGCTGGAAGGCGCGCATGACTGGATACTCGACGGCCCCGACGGCTGGGGCCGGATCGACGTGCGCGCGCAATTTCGCACCCACGACGGATGCGTGATCTATGCCCAGTATCTCGGTGTCCTCGAGTATAACGAGAAGTACTCGGCTGCGATTCGCGAAGGCGGCGAGACTGCCTTCGAGGATATATATTTTCGCAGCACACCGCGCTTCGAAACCGACGACCCCCGCTATATCTGGCTGACGCAATCGGTATTTGTCGGACGTGGTCGAATCCTCCCTGGATACGCCGTTTGCTGGGAGATCTACCGAGTGACTTGA
- a CDS encoding 3-oxoacyl-[acyl-carrier-protein] synthase III C-terminal domain-containing protein, which yields MSTTRAFGITGFGGYIPRLRMQRAAIAAAHQWMAPGLRSQAKGRRAFCSWDEDSITLAVEAARDALANRPREAIASLTLASTTLPFADLQNSTIVAGALGLAPSVRTLDVGHSQRAATSGLIAALRQCDAPALFIASDRPRGKPASSQEIGFGAGAAAFTLGSDEVIATLLASTSRTALFVDHFRSEGARYDYYWEERWVRDEGYMKLAVEAVRAALQQAGVAAAAVDHFILAAPFKGVAAAVIKKLGIVPEAESDSLETDCGYSGAAHGLLMLAHALERAKPGQTLVLVGFGQGVDVLVLRTTEALASFAPRRGVGGALADGQNHDAYLRLASYENAIELEWGMRGEKSIKTALTEQYRSGDQLSGFVAGRCSACGTIQFPQLPYCVTPGCNAPRANFDPHPLFDEPAQVLTHTGDWLSYHPAPPLYVGFVQFEQGARLLMEMVDVGAAGLEVGTPLRMVFRVKDIDKTRGYPRYFWKATPLQA from the coding sequence ATGTCCACGACCCGAGCATTCGGCATCACCGGTTTTGGCGGCTATATTCCGCGTTTGCGCATGCAACGCGCGGCGATTGCCGCGGCCCACCAATGGATGGCCCCCGGCCTGCGCTCCCAGGCCAAGGGTCGACGGGCCTTTTGCAGTTGGGATGAAGACAGCATCACGCTGGCGGTCGAAGCGGCCCGCGACGCACTGGCGAACCGCCCGCGCGAGGCGATCGCCTCGCTCACCCTGGCTTCGACGACGCTGCCCTTCGCCGACCTGCAGAACAGCACCATCGTGGCCGGCGCCCTGGGGCTGGCGCCGTCGGTGCGCACCCTCGACGTGGGGCACTCGCAGCGCGCCGCCACCAGCGGACTGATCGCCGCCCTGCGCCAGTGCGACGCACCGGCGTTGTTCATCGCGAGCGATCGTCCGCGCGGCAAGCCGGCCAGCAGCCAGGAGATCGGTTTCGGTGCCGGCGCCGCCGCGTTTACGCTCGGCAGTGACGAAGTCATCGCCACCCTGCTCGCCTCCACCAGCCGCACGGCATTGTTCGTCGACCACTTCCGCAGCGAGGGCGCCCGCTACGACTATTACTGGGAAGAGCGCTGGGTCCGCGACGAGGGCTATATGAAGCTGGCCGTCGAGGCGGTAAGGGCCGCGTTGCAGCAAGCCGGGGTTGCGGCGGCCGCTGTCGATCATTTCATCCTGGCGGCGCCGTTCAAGGGCGTCGCTGCGGCGGTCATCAAGAAACTCGGCATCGTTCCGGAAGCGGAGAGCGACAGCCTCGAAACCGACTGCGGCTACAGCGGCGCAGCCCACGGCCTGCTCATGCTCGCCCATGCGCTGGAGCGGGCCAAACCCGGCCAGACCCTGGTTCTGGTCGGCTTCGGCCAGGGTGTCGACGTGCTGGTGCTACGCACCACCGAAGCCCTTGCGTCGTTCGCACCGCGCCGCGGCGTCGGCGGCGCCTTGGCCGACGGACAGAACCACGACGCCTACCTGCGCCTCGCCTCCTATGAAAATGCAATCGAGCTGGAATGGGGCATGCGTGGCGAGAAATCGATCAAGACCGCGCTCACCGAGCAATATCGCTCCGGCGATCAGCTCTCCGGCTTCGTCGCCGGACGCTGCAGCGCTTGCGGCACCATCCAGTTTCCACAATTGCCTTACTGCGTGACCCCCGGCTGCAACGCGCCGCGTGCGAACTTCGATCCGCATCCGCTGTTCGACGAGCCCGCCCAGGTCCTCACCCACACCGGCGACTGGCTCAGCTATCACCCGGCACCACCGCTGTACGTCGGTTTCGTGCAGTTCGAACAGGGCGCGCGCCTGCTCATGGAAATGGTCGATGTCGGCGCTGCCGGTCTGGAAGTGGGCACACCGCTGCGCATGGTGTTCCGCGTCAAGGATATCGACAAGACACGCGGCTATCCGCGCTATTTCTGGAAGGCCACGCCACTTCAGGCTTGA
- a CDS encoding acetyl-CoA hydrolase/transferase C-terminal domain-containing protein translates to MNHALSADRLADILAPGASVYVPGGIAVPVAFLADLQNRPERSRDLHILTSIAPGIDIPFDVDRLHPSAVVSGLFMQPALREAQRAGRYRLLPMSYGGFVRHLQDNANFDLSVFQVTPPDAAGNCSLGPSVEFLPLAVRQSRQLLALINPRLPRIPGAAALPYDRFDYVCEIDSALPEYRTDTDEPTRAIARHIAALVEDGSTLQMGLGKVPTALAGALRNHRRLRLFSGMLSDGMRELAEAGALDLDFAHTACVVAGSRDLYAWATGFAPLRVLGCEVTHDARTLLAQHRFVAVNSALEVDLFGQCNLEHAEGQAVSGAGGAPDFARAARLAAKGSSIVALNATYKRGAASRIVPCLGDLSISSLSRIDVDLVVTEFGVADLRGASVHQRAQALIGIAAPTFRATLQEAWDAFAQRL, encoded by the coding sequence ATGAACCACGCCCTCTCCGCCGATCGCCTGGCCGACATTCTGGCGCCCGGCGCATCCGTGTATGTGCCGGGCGGGATCGCGGTACCCGTCGCTTTTCTCGCCGACTTGCAGAACCGGCCGGAGCGCAGCCGCGATCTGCACATCCTGACCAGCATCGCGCCCGGCATCGACATCCCCTTCGACGTCGATAGACTCCATCCCAGTGCCGTCGTCAGCGGCCTGTTCATGCAGCCGGCGTTGCGCGAGGCGCAACGCGCCGGGCGTTATCGCCTGCTGCCCATGAGCTACGGCGGTTTCGTGCGCCACCTGCAGGACAACGCGAACTTCGACCTGAGCGTGTTCCAGGTCACCCCCCCGGATGCGGCCGGCAATTGCTCCCTCGGACCGTCCGTGGAATTCCTGCCGCTGGCCGTGCGCCAGAGCCGCCAGTTGCTGGCCTTGATCAATCCGCGCCTGCCGCGCATCCCGGGCGCCGCCGCCTTACCTTACGATCGCTTCGATTACGTCTGCGAGATCGACTCGGCGCTGCCCGAGTACCGCACCGACACCGACGAGCCGACCCGCGCCATCGCCCGCCACATCGCGGCGCTGGTGGAGGATGGCAGCACCTTGCAGATGGGACTGGGCAAGGTGCCCACCGCACTGGCCGGCGCCTTGCGCAATCATCGGCGCCTGCGGCTGTTTTCCGGCATGCTCTCCGACGGCATGCGGGAACTCGCCGAGGCCGGAGCGCTGGACCTCGACTTCGCCCATACCGCCTGCGTCGTCGCCGGCAGCCGCGACCTCTACGCCTGGGCCACCGGGTTCGCGCCGCTACGCGTACTCGGCTGCGAAGTGACCCACGATGCACGCACCCTGCTCGCCCAGCACCGCTTCGTCGCGGTCAATTCGGCCCTCGAAGTGGATCTGTTCGGCCAATGCAACCTGGAACACGCCGAAGGCCAGGCGGTCAGCGGTGCCGGCGGCGCCCCGGACTTCGCCCGGGCGGCCCGTCTCGCAGCCAAAGGCAGCAGCATCGTCGCCCTCAACGCCACCTACAAGCGCGGCGCCGCTTCGCGCATCGTGCCCTGCCTGGGGGACCTGTCCATTTCATCGCTGTCCCGCATCGACGTCGACCTGGTGGTCACCGAATTCGGTGTCGCCGATCTGCGCGGCGCCAGCGTCCACCAAAGAGCGCAGGCCCTGATCGGCATCGCCGCGCCGACCTTCCGCGCCACCCTGCAAGAAGCCTGGGATGCCTTCGCGCAGCGTCTCTGA
- the fadB gene encoding fatty acid oxidation complex subunit alpha FadB, whose translation MFQGNSIKLQRIEEGFVELCFDRNEDAINKFDERTLDELAQAVASIAADGTITGVLITSAKNVFVVGADINEFAAAFRLSETDLAARNLKLNRGFIGLEDLAVPSVAAINGIALGGGMELTLAAALRAISADALIGLPEVKLGLIPGLGGTLRTPRIAGADVALDLITGGKPLTAPAAQAAGLVDAVCTAPELRATALGLLRQARDGAIDWRQRQARKRLLPADEAARQQAALQARRGDIAARSPKHQPAALVALDLMARAAAQPRDAALALEAESFAQVAKTQAADALIQTFHNEQALKKLFRQHGRDGRPVKQAAVLGAGIMGGGIAFTSALRGIPTRLKDLAPAQLDLGMAEVDRQLARQIKGSRLDPARAKTVRDSLVPQLDDAGFDGVDIVIEAIVERLETKREVLAALEPRLRGDAIIASNTSSLLIDDIAQALARPENLVGMHFFNPVPAMALVEVVQGSRTRAETVSTAVAYAVAMGKTPIVVKDCPGFLVNRILTPYVIAFLQLLAEGADFAQVDRVMEAFGWPMGPAWLQDVIGMDTGAHVWQVISAGYPQRMALPEHDAVRLMVAHKRYGQKNGAGFYRYDADAAGKPRKSVSDETYALLATIQPTTPRAFSDTEIVERLMLPMIVEAAHALADGVVASAAELDMALLLGLGFPAYLGGPLKYADWLGLDHVVRQCDHYATLGRHYESTGQMRALAAARQKFHPA comes from the coding sequence GTGTTTCAGGGAAACAGCATCAAGTTGCAACGGATCGAGGAAGGCTTCGTCGAACTCTGCTTTGACCGGAACGAAGACGCCATCAACAAGTTCGACGAGCGCACCCTCGACGAACTGGCGCAAGCCGTCGCATCGATCGCCGCCGACGGCACGATCACCGGCGTCCTCATCACCAGCGCCAAGAACGTATTCGTGGTCGGCGCCGATATCAACGAATTCGCCGCGGCCTTTCGCCTCTCGGAGACCGACCTGGCGGCGCGCAACCTGAAACTCAATCGGGGCTTCATCGGCCTGGAGGATCTCGCCGTTCCCAGCGTGGCGGCGATCAACGGCATCGCCCTGGGCGGCGGCATGGAACTGACCCTGGCGGCGGCACTGCGGGCAATCTCGGCCGACGCCCTGATCGGCCTGCCGGAAGTCAAGCTGGGCCTGATTCCCGGCCTGGGCGGAACGTTGCGCACGCCACGCATCGCCGGCGCCGATGTCGCGCTGGACCTGATCACCGGCGGCAAGCCGCTCACCGCGCCGGCAGCGCAGGCCGCGGGCCTGGTCGATGCGGTCTGCACTGCGCCGGAACTGCGCGCGACCGCCCTCGGGCTGCTGCGCCAGGCCCGCGACGGCGCCATCGACTGGCGCCAGCGCCAGGCCCGCAAGCGCCTCCTGCCAGCCGATGAAGCGGCCCGGCAACAGGCGGCATTGCAAGCCCGCCGGGGGGACATCGCCGCACGCAGTCCGAAACACCAGCCGGCGGCCCTGGTCGCCCTCGACCTGATGGCGCGGGCGGCGGCACAACCCCGCGATGCCGCGCTGGCCCTGGAAGCCGAAAGTTTCGCCCAAGTGGCGAAAACCCAGGCTGCGGACGCCCTGATCCAGACTTTTCACAATGAACAGGCGCTCAAGAAGCTGTTCCGCCAGCACGGCCGCGACGGCCGCCCTGTCAAGCAGGCAGCGGTGCTCGGCGCCGGCATCATGGGCGGCGGCATTGCCTTCACCAGTGCCCTGCGCGGCATCCCGACCCGCCTGAAAGACCTCGCGCCGGCCCAACTCGATCTCGGCATGGCCGAGGTGGACCGGCAGTTGGCGCGGCAGATCAAGGGCAGCCGGCTCGACCCGGCCCGGGCCAAGACCGTGCGCGACAGTCTCGTCCCGCAGTTGGACGACGCCGGCTTCGATGGCGTGGACATCGTGATCGAAGCCATCGTCGAGCGCCTCGAGACCAAACGCGAAGTGCTGGCGGCCCTGGAACCCCGGCTGCGTGGCGACGCCATCATCGCCAGCAACACCTCGAGCCTGCTGATCGATGACATCGCCCAGGCCCTGGCCCGCCCCGAGAACCTGGTCGGCATGCATTTCTTCAATCCGGTGCCTGCCATGGCCTTGGTCGAAGTCGTACAGGGCAGCCGGACCCGTGCCGAGACAGTATCCACGGCCGTGGCCTATGCCGTCGCGATGGGCAAGACGCCGATCGTGGTCAAGGATTGTCCGGGCTTCCTGGTCAACCGGATACTGACCCCCTACGTCATCGCCTTTCTGCAACTGCTGGCCGAAGGGGCCGATTTCGCCCAGGTGGACCGGGTGATGGAAGCTTTCGGCTGGCCGATGGGACCGGCTTGGCTGCAGGATGTGATCGGCATGGACACCGGCGCCCACGTCTGGCAGGTGATCAGCGCCGGCTATCCGCAGCGCATGGCCCTGCCGGAGCATGACGCGGTGCGCCTGATGGTGGCGCACAAGCGCTATGGCCAGAAGAACGGCGCTGGCTTCTACCGCTACGACGCGGACGCCGCCGGCAAACCGCGCAAATCCGTAAGCGATGAAACCTATGCGCTGCTGGCGACGATCCAGCCCACCACTCCCCGCGCCTTCTCCGACACCGAAATCGTCGAACGCTTGATGCTGCCGATGATCGTCGAGGCCGCCCACGCCCTGGCCGACGGCGTGGTGGCAAGCGCCGCCGAACTGGACATGGCCCTGCTGCTCGGCCTCGGCTTTCCGGCCTACCTCGGCGGCCCGTTGAAATACGCGGACTGGCTCGGCCTCGACCATGTGGTTCGCCAGTGCGATCACTACGCGACGCTCGGCCGCCACTATGAATCCACCGGGCAGATGCGCGCACTGGCCGCCGCCCGGCAGAAATTCCATCCCGCCTGA